Proteins encoded within one genomic window of Bacillus sp. 1NLA3E:
- a CDS encoding response regulator transcription factor has protein sequence MYKILLIEDDPQLCELIKENLEQYGYEVHLPDHFSNIEEKFAQVTPDLVLLDINLPYYDGYYLCRCFRKQSNVPILMMSARSHEMDQIMAIELGADDYITKPFTFEMLQSKLKATVRRVYGEYAVKETNTLCVGSLCIDAKSLTLTYGGNKVELSKNEYKLMKKLMEHNGEFVSREELIEEVWDSVTFIDDNTLTVNMTRIRHLLLELGGNHVVKSKRGVGYRLYDSVTMRD, from the coding sequence GTGTATAAAATATTGCTTATTGAGGATGATCCACAGCTTTGTGAATTGATTAAAGAAAATCTGGAACAGTACGGGTATGAAGTGCATCTTCCTGATCATTTTTCAAATATAGAGGAAAAATTTGCTCAGGTAACTCCTGACCTTGTCCTGCTGGATATTAACTTGCCTTACTACGATGGGTATTATTTGTGCAGGTGTTTTAGAAAGCAGTCTAATGTACCGATCCTGATGATGTCAGCTAGAAGCCACGAGATGGATCAAATTATGGCCATAGAACTCGGGGCAGATGATTATATTACGAAGCCGTTTACTTTTGAGATGCTGCAATCCAAATTAAAAGCCACCGTCAGAAGAGTTTACGGAGAGTACGCAGTAAAGGAAACGAATACCTTATGTGTTGGTTCCCTTTGTATAGATGCCAAGTCTCTTACCTTAACCTATGGCGGGAATAAGGTTGAACTTTCGAAAAATGAATATAAACTGATGAAGAAATTAATGGAGCATAATGGTGAGTTTGTATCCAGAGAAGAGCTTATTGAAGAAGTTTGGGATTCAGTAACATTTATTGATGATAATACACTAACGGTAAACATGACTAGGATTAGGCATTTGCTGTTGGAACTGGGGGGGAATCATGTGGTGAAAAGTAAAAGAGGAGTAGGGTACAGGTTATATGATTCTGTTACCATGAGGGATTGA
- a CDS encoding sensor histidine kinase, which translates to MMQKEIFTRFIKDRLLIIMLYLSSMASIITFFHLSEPANTEIFYPVSIGVFLLIVYLAIDWIRYYPTNRAIALILKNQDTELQPHTEEQRAFQQLVYKMTGEYTRKNNELKEQNKERLYFLSHWMHHLKTPVSVIELIINKEEKTNEAAEILEKIKQENNRLHTYIQQGLTMIRMESFENDLEVRSVDLLPTLRKLINDRKKECIYQSIYPSIEFEGGNAFIITDPKWNEILLVQIISNAIKYSVPKAGSKKLIFQINKSVKHISLTIKDEGVGIPAYDLERVFQPFFTGENGRTFSNSTGIGLYLSKKIADKLGATINIQSEPSKGTTVTIRWLAGTKITCS; encoded by the coding sequence ATGATGCAAAAAGAGATCTTTACGAGGTTTATAAAAGACAGATTGCTTATCATCATGTTGTACTTGTCAAGTATGGCCTCAATCATAACCTTTTTCCATCTCAGTGAACCGGCGAATACAGAGATTTTCTATCCCGTGTCGATTGGCGTTTTTTTATTAATCGTATACCTCGCCATAGACTGGATTCGGTACTATCCCACAAATCGGGCAATTGCACTTATATTAAAGAATCAGGATACGGAGTTGCAGCCGCATACGGAAGAACAGAGGGCGTTTCAGCAATTGGTGTATAAAATGACAGGTGAATACACCCGTAAAAACAATGAATTGAAGGAACAAAATAAAGAGAGACTCTATTTTCTATCCCACTGGATGCACCATTTAAAAACACCTGTGTCTGTGATTGAGCTCATCATAAATAAAGAGGAAAAAACAAATGAAGCAGCTGAAATATTAGAGAAAATTAAGCAGGAAAATAATCGACTTCATACATACATCCAGCAAGGTCTAACGATGATTAGAATGGAGAGTTTTGAAAATGACCTTGAGGTACGTTCGGTAGACTTACTCCCAACATTGCGAAAATTGATAAACGACAGAAAGAAAGAATGTATCTATCAGTCAATCTATCCTTCTATTGAATTCGAAGGTGGGAATGCCTTTATTATCACTGATCCAAAGTGGAACGAAATTCTATTGGTACAGATCATTTCAAATGCGATAAAATATTCCGTCCCGAAAGCTGGGAGCAAAAAGCTTATCTTTCAAATTAATAAAAGTGTCAAACATATCAGCTTAACCATCAAGGATGAAGGTGTTGGCATTCCTGCCTATGATCTTGAGCGAGTCTTTCAGCCTTTTTTTACAGGCGAAAACGGAAGGACTTTCTCGAACTCCACGGGGATTGGGCTGTACCTAAGCAAAAAAATTGCTGACAAACTCGGGGCGACTATCAATATTCAATCCGAGCCCTCTAAAGGTACTACCGTGACAATCCGGTGGTTGGCGGGAACCAAAATAACCTGCTCCTAA
- a CDS encoding YokU family protein, whose translation MDSKCEWCGGNASSGEKIVYWELPDGSKTIEITMTPAIICQECGMVYQPDSIIKEIEDQLFLVDTKLIGNTISFKELMSLPRLLKRNYFDFSS comes from the coding sequence ATGGATAGTAAATGTGAGTGGTGTGGAGGAAACGCAAGCAGCGGTGAGAAAATAGTTTATTGGGAACTGCCAGATGGGTCAAAGACGATCGAAATTACGATGACACCCGCGATTATTTGCCAGGAATGTGGCATGGTGTACCAACCCGACAGCATCATTAAAGAAATCGAAGATCAATTGTTTTTAGTAGATACAAAGCTAATCGGAAATACAATAAGTTTTAAGGAATTAATGAGCTTACCTCGATTGTTGAAGAGAAATTATTTTGATTTTTCTTCTTAA
- a CDS encoding ABC transporter permease: MTFSFKRVNAIFIKDWKDLQRNSYIIFTLAIPLVFAAMLSRMGEENVVFTTYPINLALVIAGAFIQAAMVAEEKEKNTLRGLLLSPASTAEIFVGKSALSAIMTIVVIIGTIFLSDYKVPSPPLFVLSVLLGLFFYLATGTILGLLSRTVMETSIIGMPVLVVFGMGTMLKAMVENETILKIIDYLPNEQLNTIWFGLGNGEGFSEIIENILVLFVWVAVSIVITVVIYRKRRFD, translated from the coding sequence ATGACATTTTCTTTTAAACGAGTAAACGCCATATTTATAAAGGATTGGAAAGACCTACAAAGAAATTCCTACATAATCTTTACATTAGCAATCCCTTTAGTTTTTGCAGCAATGTTAAGTCGTATGGGTGAAGAAAATGTAGTCTTTACAACATATCCAATCAATCTCGCTCTTGTCATTGCAGGCGCTTTTATTCAAGCTGCAATGGTAGCAGAAGAAAAAGAGAAAAATACACTGAGAGGATTGTTATTATCGCCTGCTAGTACAGCTGAAATTTTCGTAGGAAAAAGTGCATTATCTGCTATTATGACAATTGTTGTTATTATTGGCACCATTTTTTTATCTGACTACAAGGTTCCGTCGCCTCCGTTATTTGTATTAAGTGTATTATTGGGATTGTTTTTTTATCTTGCGACTGGAACCATTCTTGGCTTGCTTTCAAGAACAGTAATGGAAACGAGTATTATTGGAATGCCTGTATTAGTAGTCTTTGGGATGGGAACTATGCTTAAAGCAATGGTGGAAAACGAAACTATTTTAAAGATTATTGATTATTTACCAAATGAACAACTAAATACCATTTGGTTTGGATTAGGCAATGGAGAAGGCTTTAGTGAAATCATCGAAAATATACTTGTACTATTCGTTTGGGTAGCTGTATCAATAGTTATTACGGTAGTTATTTATAGAAAACGTAGGTTCGATTAA